CCGCTTCACCCTAAGCGGACGGCGGGTTCGGGAGCTAGCATCTGGCGGGTGCGCAACCGGCCGGCCTGGCTCACCGGAAACGTGTGGGTGCTGTCGCTGGTGTCGCTGCTGCAGGACGCGGCAAGCGAGTTGCTCTATCCCCTGCTGCCGCTCTACCTGACGACGGTGCTGGGCGCGCCGCCGTCGGTGGTCGGCGCGGTGGAGGGCGCCGCGGAGGGCGCGGCGTCGTTGACCAAGGTGGCGTCGGGCCCGCTGGGCGACCGGTTCGCGCGCAGCCGGCTGATCGCGACGGGCTACGGCATGGCCGCCCTGGGCAAGGTGATCGTCGCCGCCGCCGGCGCGTGGCCCGGTGTCTTGCTGGGCCGGGTCGTCGACCGGCTGGGCAAAGGGCTGCGCGGTGCGCCTCGCGACGCGTTGCTGGTGGACGGCATCGAGCCGGCCCAGCGCGGCCGGGTGTTCGGGTTTCACCGCACCATGGACACGCTGGGGGCGGTCATCGGGCCGCTGCTCGGGCTGGCCGGATACGAGCTGTTCGGGCACCGGATCGGCCCGGTGCTCTATCTGGCGGTGATCCCCGCGGTGCTCAGTGTGCTGCTGATCGCCTGGGTCCGCGAGCGACCGCGCGAGGTGCCGATCTCCTCGCGGCTATCGCCGTTCGCCGGGGCCCGGCGGCTGCCCCGCCGCTACTGGGAGGTCGTCTGGTTCCTGGTCGCGTTCAGCGTCGCCAACTTCCCGGATGCGCTGCTGTTGTTGCGGCTCAAGGAGATTGGCTTCTCGGTCGTCGGCGTCATCCTGGCCTACGTCGGCTACAACGCGGTCTACGCGGTGACGAGCTTTCCCGCCGGGTTGCTGGCGGATCGGTTCGGCCGGCCGGTGGCCTACGGGGCTGGGCTGGTCTTCTTCGCCGTCGGCTACCTCGGCCTGGGCCTGACCACGAGCACCGCGGCCGCCTGGGGGCTGATCGCCGCGTACGGCATGTTCACCGCCTGCTACGACGGCGTCGGGAAGGCTTGGATCTCAACGCTTGTCGGGCCCGAGCTGCAGTCCAGCGCGCAGGGGATCTTCCAGGGGCTGAGCGGGTTTGCGGTGCTCGCCGCGGGGCTGTGGGC
This genomic window from Mycobacterium saskatchewanense contains:
- a CDS encoding MFS transporter; protein product: MRNRPAWLTGNVWVLSLVSLLQDAASELLYPLLPLYLTTVLGAPPSVVGAVEGAAEGAASLTKVASGPLGDRFARSRLIATGYGMAALGKVIVAAAGAWPGVLLGRVVDRLGKGLRGAPRDALLVDGIEPAQRGRVFGFHRTMDTLGAVIGPLLGLAGYELFGHRIGPVLYLAVIPAVLSVLLIAWVRERPREVPISSRLSPFAGARRLPRRYWEVVWFLVAFSVANFPDALLLLRLKEIGFSVVGVILAYVGYNAVYAVTSFPAGLLADRFGRPVAYGAGLVFFAVGYLGLGLTTSTAAAWGLIAAYGMFTACYDGVGKAWISTLVGPELQSSAQGIFQGLSGFAVLAAGLWAGFLWGADGRLPLLVSGGVGAVFAVVLLGAAARLPSERTG